A genome region from Cervus elaphus chromosome 18, mCerEla1.1, whole genome shotgun sequence includes the following:
- the FASTK gene encoding fas-activated serine/threonine kinase isoform X2, protein MRRPRGEPGSRAPRPTEGATCAGPGESWSPAPNSMLRVLLSAQASSARLSGLLLLPPVQPCCLGPNKWGDHRPPGGGPRAGPVQGLQRLLEQARSPGELLRWLGQNPTKVRAHHYPVALRRLSQLLGSLPRPPPVEQATLQDLSQLIIRNCPSFDIHTIHVCLHLAALLGFPSDGPLICTLEQERRFRLPPKPPPPLPPILRGGQRLEAALSCPRFQRRPQQHLIRSLAEARPEELTPHVMVLLAQHLARHRLREPQLLEAIAHFLVVQEAQLNSKVVQKLVLPFGRLNYVPLEQQFMPCLERILAREAGVAPLATVNILMSLCQLRCLPFRALHFVFSPGFINHVSGTPHALIVRRYLSLLDTAVELELPGYQGARLPRRQQVPIFPQPLIADRARCKYSHKDIVAEGLRQLLGEEKYRQDLTVPPGYSTDFLLCVSSCGAVLPVRAQDPFLPYPPRSCPRTTRDPAQRVVLMLRERWHFCRDGRVLLGSRALRERHLGLMGYQLLPLPFEELESQRGLPQLKSYLRQKLQALGLRWGPEGG, encoded by the exons ATGAGGAGGCCGCGGGGGGAGCCCGGCTCCCGGGCCCCGAGACCGACTGAGGGAGCGACCTGCGCGGGGCCTGGGGAATCAT GGTCTCCAGCACCCAACTCCATGCTTCGagtcctgctctctgcccaggcctCCAGTGCTCGTCTGTCTGGCTTGCTGCTGCTCCCACCAGTACAGCCCTGCTGTCTGGGACCCAACAAATGGGGAGACCACCGGCCTCCTGGAGGAGGCCCCCGTGCAGGCCCTGTGCAGGGGTTGCAGCGGCTTCTGGAACAGGCGAGGAGCCCTGGGGAGCTGCTGCGCTGGCTGGGGCAGAACCCCACCAAAGTGCGCGCCCACCACTACCCTGTGGCACTTCGTCGTCTGAGCCAGCTCTTGGGGTCTCTGCCACGGCCGCCTCCTGTGGAGCAGGCCACGCTGCAGGACCTGAGTCAGCTCATCATCCGAAACTGCCCCTCCTTTGACATTCACACCATCCACGTGTGTCTGCACCTTGCAGCCTTACTGG GCTTCCCATCAGATGGGCCCCTGATTTGCACCCTGGAGCAGGAGCGAAGGTTCCGTCTCCCTCCGAAGCCACCGCCCCCTCTGCCGCCTATCCTTCGCGGTGGGCAAAGGTTGGAAGCCGCTCTAAGCTGTCCCCGTTTCCAGCGGCGGCCTCAGCAGCACCTCATCCGCAGCCTGGCAG AGGCCAGGCCCGAGGAACTGACTCCCCACGTGATGGTGCTCCTGGCCCAGCACTTGGCCCGCCACCGGTTGAGGGAGCCCCAGCTTCTGGAAGCCATTGCccacttcctggtggtccaggaagcCCAGCTCAACAGCAAG GTGGTACAGAAGTTGGTCCTGCCCTTTGGGCGGCTGAACTACGTGCCTCTGGAGCAGCAGTTTATGCCCTGCCTTGAGAGGATCCTGGCTCGGGAAGCAGGGGTGGCCCCCCTGGCAACTGTCAACATCTTGATGTCACTGTGTCAGCTGCGGTGCCTGCCCTTCCGAGCCCTGCACTTTGTCTTTTCCCCTGGTTTCATCAACCACGTCAGTG GCACCCCTCATGCCCTGATCGTGCGGCGCTACCTCTCCCTGCTAGACACGGCGGTGGAGCTGGAGCTCCCAGGATATCAGGGTGCCCGCCTTCCCCGAAGGCAGCAAGTGCCCATCTTCCCCCAGCCACTCATCGCTGACCGCGCCCGCTGCAAGTACAG TCATAAGGACATAGTAGCAGAGGGGCTGCGCCAGCTGCTGGGGGAGGAGAAATACCGGCAGGACCTGACCGTGCCTCCAGGCTACAGCACAG ACTTCCTGCTGTGTGTCAGCAGCTGCGGCGCGGTGCTACCCGTGAGAGCCCAGGACCCCTTCCTGCCGTACCCTCCCAGGTCCTGTCCCCGCACCACTCGGGACCCTGCCCAAAG GGTGGTGCTGATGCTGCGGGAGCGCTGGCACTTCTGTCGGGATGGCCGGGTGCTGCTGGGCTCCCGAGCCCTGCGGGAGCGGCACctgggcctgatgggctaccagCTCCTGCCG CTACCCTTTGAAGAACTGGAGTCCCAGAGAGGCCTGCCCCAGCTCAAGAGCTACCTGAGGCAGAAGCTCCAGGCCCTGGGCCTCCGCTGGGGACCTGAAGGGGGGTGA
- the FASTK gene encoding fas-activated serine/threonine kinase isoform X1: protein MRRPRGEPGSRAPRPTEGATCAGPGESCEKVWAGRPKPLVQGHAADSTSPCLPPHGRVRGGSEEMMHVELLCKNPSVRTLKDSDCSRKGSPAPNSMLRVLLSAQASSARLSGLLLLPPVQPCCLGPNKWGDHRPPGGGPRAGPVQGLQRLLEQARSPGELLRWLGQNPTKVRAHHYPVALRRLSQLLGSLPRPPPVEQATLQDLSQLIIRNCPSFDIHTIHVCLHLAALLGFPSDGPLICTLEQERRFRLPPKPPPPLPPILRGGQRLEAALSCPRFQRRPQQHLIRSLAEARPEELTPHVMVLLAQHLARHRLREPQLLEAIAHFLVVQEAQLNSKVVQKLVLPFGRLNYVPLEQQFMPCLERILAREAGVAPLATVNILMSLCQLRCLPFRALHFVFSPGFINHVSGTPHALIVRRYLSLLDTAVELELPGYQGARLPRRQQVPIFPQPLIADRARCKYSHKDIVAEGLRQLLGEEKYRQDLTVPPGYSTDFLLCVSSCGAVLPVRAQDPFLPYPPRSCPRTTRDPAQRVVLMLRERWHFCRDGRVLLGSRALRERHLGLMGYQLLPLPFEELESQRGLPQLKSYLRQKLQALGLRWGPEGG from the exons ATGAGGAGGCCGCGGGGGGAGCCCGGCTCCCGGGCCCCGAGACCGACTGAGGGAGCGACCTGCGCGGGGCCTGGGGAATCAT GCGAGAAGGTTTGGGCAGGGAGACCGAAgccacttgtccaaggtcacgcaGCTG ATAGTACCAGCCCCTGCCTACCTCCTCACGGGCGtgtcagaggaggatcagaggAGATGATGCATGTGGAATTGCTCTGTAAAAATCCCTCCGTGAGAACTCTGAAGGATTCCGATTGCTCTCGCAAAG GGTCTCCAGCACCCAACTCCATGCTTCGagtcctgctctctgcccaggcctCCAGTGCTCGTCTGTCTGGCTTGCTGCTGCTCCCACCAGTACAGCCCTGCTGTCTGGGACCCAACAAATGGGGAGACCACCGGCCTCCTGGAGGAGGCCCCCGTGCAGGCCCTGTGCAGGGGTTGCAGCGGCTTCTGGAACAGGCGAGGAGCCCTGGGGAGCTGCTGCGCTGGCTGGGGCAGAACCCCACCAAAGTGCGCGCCCACCACTACCCTGTGGCACTTCGTCGTCTGAGCCAGCTCTTGGGGTCTCTGCCACGGCCGCCTCCTGTGGAGCAGGCCACGCTGCAGGACCTGAGTCAGCTCATCATCCGAAACTGCCCCTCCTTTGACATTCACACCATCCACGTGTGTCTGCACCTTGCAGCCTTACTGG GCTTCCCATCAGATGGGCCCCTGATTTGCACCCTGGAGCAGGAGCGAAGGTTCCGTCTCCCTCCGAAGCCACCGCCCCCTCTGCCGCCTATCCTTCGCGGTGGGCAAAGGTTGGAAGCCGCTCTAAGCTGTCCCCGTTTCCAGCGGCGGCCTCAGCAGCACCTCATCCGCAGCCTGGCAG AGGCCAGGCCCGAGGAACTGACTCCCCACGTGATGGTGCTCCTGGCCCAGCACTTGGCCCGCCACCGGTTGAGGGAGCCCCAGCTTCTGGAAGCCATTGCccacttcctggtggtccaggaagcCCAGCTCAACAGCAAG GTGGTACAGAAGTTGGTCCTGCCCTTTGGGCGGCTGAACTACGTGCCTCTGGAGCAGCAGTTTATGCCCTGCCTTGAGAGGATCCTGGCTCGGGAAGCAGGGGTGGCCCCCCTGGCAACTGTCAACATCTTGATGTCACTGTGTCAGCTGCGGTGCCTGCCCTTCCGAGCCCTGCACTTTGTCTTTTCCCCTGGTTTCATCAACCACGTCAGTG GCACCCCTCATGCCCTGATCGTGCGGCGCTACCTCTCCCTGCTAGACACGGCGGTGGAGCTGGAGCTCCCAGGATATCAGGGTGCCCGCCTTCCCCGAAGGCAGCAAGTGCCCATCTTCCCCCAGCCACTCATCGCTGACCGCGCCCGCTGCAAGTACAG TCATAAGGACATAGTAGCAGAGGGGCTGCGCCAGCTGCTGGGGGAGGAGAAATACCGGCAGGACCTGACCGTGCCTCCAGGCTACAGCACAG ACTTCCTGCTGTGTGTCAGCAGCTGCGGCGCGGTGCTACCCGTGAGAGCCCAGGACCCCTTCCTGCCGTACCCTCCCAGGTCCTGTCCCCGCACCACTCGGGACCCTGCCCAAAG GGTGGTGCTGATGCTGCGGGAGCGCTGGCACTTCTGTCGGGATGGCCGGGTGCTGCTGGGCTCCCGAGCCCTGCGGGAGCGGCACctgggcctgatgggctaccagCTCCTGCCG CTACCCTTTGAAGAACTGGAGTCCCAGAGAGGCCTGCCCCAGCTCAAGAGCTACCTGAGGCAGAAGCTCCAGGCCCTGGGCCTCCGCTGGGGACCTGAAGGGGGGTGA
- the FASTK gene encoding fas-activated serine/threonine kinase isoform X3, whose amino-acid sequence MRRPRGEPGSRAPRPTEGATCAGPGESCFPSDGPLICTLEQERRFRLPPKPPPPLPPILRGGQRLEAALSCPRFQRRPQQHLIRSLAEARPEELTPHVMVLLAQHLARHRLREPQLLEAIAHFLVVQEAQLNSKVVQKLVLPFGRLNYVPLEQQFMPCLERILAREAGVAPLATVNILMSLCQLRCLPFRALHFVFSPGFINHVSGTPHALIVRRYLSLLDTAVELELPGYQGARLPRRQQVPIFPQPLIADRARCKYSHKDIVAEGLRQLLGEEKYRQDLTVPPGYSTDFLLCVSSCGAVLPVRAQDPFLPYPPRSCPRTTRDPAQRVVLMLRERWHFCRDGRVLLGSRALRERHLGLMGYQLLPLPFEELESQRGLPQLKSYLRQKLQALGLRWGPEGG is encoded by the exons ATGAGGAGGCCGCGGGGGGAGCCCGGCTCCCGGGCCCCGAGACCGACTGAGGGAGCGACCTGCGCGGGGCCTGGGGAATCAT GCTTCCCATCAGATGGGCCCCTGATTTGCACCCTGGAGCAGGAGCGAAGGTTCCGTCTCCCTCCGAAGCCACCGCCCCCTCTGCCGCCTATCCTTCGCGGTGGGCAAAGGTTGGAAGCCGCTCTAAGCTGTCCCCGTTTCCAGCGGCGGCCTCAGCAGCACCTCATCCGCAGCCTGGCAG AGGCCAGGCCCGAGGAACTGACTCCCCACGTGATGGTGCTCCTGGCCCAGCACTTGGCCCGCCACCGGTTGAGGGAGCCCCAGCTTCTGGAAGCCATTGCccacttcctggtggtccaggaagcCCAGCTCAACAGCAAG GTGGTACAGAAGTTGGTCCTGCCCTTTGGGCGGCTGAACTACGTGCCTCTGGAGCAGCAGTTTATGCCCTGCCTTGAGAGGATCCTGGCTCGGGAAGCAGGGGTGGCCCCCCTGGCAACTGTCAACATCTTGATGTCACTGTGTCAGCTGCGGTGCCTGCCCTTCCGAGCCCTGCACTTTGTCTTTTCCCCTGGTTTCATCAACCACGTCAGTG GCACCCCTCATGCCCTGATCGTGCGGCGCTACCTCTCCCTGCTAGACACGGCGGTGGAGCTGGAGCTCCCAGGATATCAGGGTGCCCGCCTTCCCCGAAGGCAGCAAGTGCCCATCTTCCCCCAGCCACTCATCGCTGACCGCGCCCGCTGCAAGTACAG TCATAAGGACATAGTAGCAGAGGGGCTGCGCCAGCTGCTGGGGGAGGAGAAATACCGGCAGGACCTGACCGTGCCTCCAGGCTACAGCACAG ACTTCCTGCTGTGTGTCAGCAGCTGCGGCGCGGTGCTACCCGTGAGAGCCCAGGACCCCTTCCTGCCGTACCCTCCCAGGTCCTGTCCCCGCACCACTCGGGACCCTGCCCAAAG GGTGGTGCTGATGCTGCGGGAGCGCTGGCACTTCTGTCGGGATGGCCGGGTGCTGCTGGGCTCCCGAGCCCTGCGGGAGCGGCACctgggcctgatgggctaccagCTCCTGCCG CTACCCTTTGAAGAACTGGAGTCCCAGAGAGGCCTGCCCCAGCTCAAGAGCTACCTGAGGCAGAAGCTCCAGGCCCTGGGCCTCCGCTGGGGACCTGAAGGGGGGTGA
- the TMUB1 gene encoding transmembrane and ubiquitin-like domain-containing protein 1 isoform X1, with protein MLRAAAAAGKEGVPSGVCDLATSRPEVPEGPLWSWRSRTLGSAAGKAGAMALIEGVGDEVTILFSVLACLLVLALAWVSTHTAEGADPLPQPSGTPTPTQPSEAMAVTDSIRGEAPGAETPGLRQRGQAAPPEPSMGLAATPPPPDSPQEPLVLRLKFLNDSEQVARAWPHDTIGSLKRTQFPGREQHVRLIYQGQLLGDDTQTLGSLHLPPNCVLHCHVSTRVGPPHPPCPPGSEPGPSGLEVGSLLLPLLLLLLLLLWYCQIQYRPFFPLTATLGLAGFTLLLSLLAFAMYRP; from the exons ATGCtccgggcggcggcggcagcggggaAGGAGGGGGTGCCTTCAGGTGTCTGCGACCTCGCCACCTCCCGCCCGGAAGTGCCCGAGGGTCCGCTATGGAGCTGGCGGAGTCGGACG CTCGGTAGCGCGGCGGGCAAGGCAGGTGCCATGGCCCTGATTGAAGGGGTAGGTGATGAGGTGACCATCCTGTTCTCCGTGCTTGCCTGCCTCCTGGTGCTGGCTCTCGCCTGGGTCTCAACGCACACTGCCGAGGGCGCCGATCCACTGCCCCAGCCGTCAGGGACCCCAACACCAACGCAGCCCAGCGAAGCCATGGCGGTCACGGACAGCATCAGAGGGGAGGCCCCAGGAGCTGAGACCCCCGGCCTGAGACAGCGAGGTCAGGCGGCACCACCAGAACCCAGCATGGGGCTCGCAGCAACGCCGCCACCTCCGGACTCCCCCCAGGAGCCCCTGGTACTTCGGCTGAAATTCCTCAACGATTCCGAGCAGGTGGCCAGAGCCTGGCCCCACGACACCATCGGCTCCCTGAAAAG GACCCAGTTTCCCGGCCGGGAACAGCACGTGCGACTCATCTACCAAGGGCAGCTACTAGGAGACGACACCCAGACGCTGGGCAGCCTTCACCTCCCTCCCAACTGTGTCCTCCACTGCCACGTGTCCACACGGGTGGGTCCCCCCCACCCGCCCTGCCCACCGGGGTCCGAGCCAGGCCCCTCCGGGCTGGAAGTAGGCAgcctgctgctgcccctgctccTTCTGCTGCTTCTCCTGCTCTGGTACTGCCAGATCCAGTACCGGCCCTTCTTTCCCCTGACCGCCACTCTGGGTCTGGCCGGCTTCACCCTGCTCCTCAGCCTCCTGGCCTTTGCCATGTACCGCCCGTAG
- the TMUB1 gene encoding transmembrane and ubiquitin-like domain-containing protein 1 isoform X2 gives MALIEGVGDEVTILFSVLACLLVLALAWVSTHTAEGADPLPQPSGTPTPTQPSEAMAVTDSIRGEAPGAETPGLRQRGQAAPPEPSMGLAATPPPPDSPQEPLVLRLKFLNDSEQVARAWPHDTIGSLKRTQFPGREQHVRLIYQGQLLGDDTQTLGSLHLPPNCVLHCHVSTRVGPPHPPCPPGSEPGPSGLEVGSLLLPLLLLLLLLLWYCQIQYRPFFPLTATLGLAGFTLLLSLLAFAMYRP, from the exons ATGGCCCTGATTGAAGGGGTAGGTGATGAGGTGACCATCCTGTTCTCCGTGCTTGCCTGCCTCCTGGTGCTGGCTCTCGCCTGGGTCTCAACGCACACTGCCGAGGGCGCCGATCCACTGCCCCAGCCGTCAGGGACCCCAACACCAACGCAGCCCAGCGAAGCCATGGCGGTCACGGACAGCATCAGAGGGGAGGCCCCAGGAGCTGAGACCCCCGGCCTGAGACAGCGAGGTCAGGCGGCACCACCAGAACCCAGCATGGGGCTCGCAGCAACGCCGCCACCTCCGGACTCCCCCCAGGAGCCCCTGGTACTTCGGCTGAAATTCCTCAACGATTCCGAGCAGGTGGCCAGAGCCTGGCCCCACGACACCATCGGCTCCCTGAAAAG GACCCAGTTTCCCGGCCGGGAACAGCACGTGCGACTCATCTACCAAGGGCAGCTACTAGGAGACGACACCCAGACGCTGGGCAGCCTTCACCTCCCTCCCAACTGTGTCCTCCACTGCCACGTGTCCACACGGGTGGGTCCCCCCCACCCGCCCTGCCCACCGGGGTCCGAGCCAGGCCCCTCCGGGCTGGAAGTAGGCAgcctgctgctgcccctgctccTTCTGCTGCTTCTCCTGCTCTGGTACTGCCAGATCCAGTACCGGCCCTTCTTTCCCCTGACCGCCACTCTGGGTCTGGCCGGCTTCACCCTGCTCCTCAGCCTCCTGGCCTTTGCCATGTACCGCCCGTAG